From the Cryptomeria japonica chromosome 2, Sugi_1.0, whole genome shotgun sequence genome, one window contains:
- the LOC131049155 gene encoding uncharacterized protein LOC131049155 — MAMLSVAGVFFFIAALAAADHRFESTSAPGFTYTRRTIPHRPSTAIANRTGKAACTAKYWGMNDRKEAWPRMVPVSSSVAKVFGSQALEAYGPTLTLLQAMAMKEGKNDGYSSLIKESSAALVNAYGRPGFLFTAWRVKTLLIQSLVSEEAASAQAARFRIANQACS; from the exons ATGGCAATGCTCTCGGTTGCAGGGGTTTTCTTTTTCATCGCAGCCCTGGCTGCAGCAGATCACCGGTTCGAATCCACTTCCGCGCCGGGCTTCACATACACGAGGAGAACAATCCCCCACAGGCCTTCTACAGCCATAGCAAACCGCACAGGAAAAGCAGCATGCACTGCAAA gTATTGGGGGATGAATGATCGGAAGGAAGCCTGGCCGCGGATGGTCCCTGTTTCATCAAGCGTGGCGAAGGTTTTCGGGTCTCAGGCTTTGGAGGCTTATGGCCCTACCCTAACTCTGTTGCAGGCCATGGCAATGAAGGAGGGCAAAAATGATGGCTACAGCAGTCTGATTAAGGAATCTTCTGCAGCTCTTGTCAATGCGTACGGCCGTCCAGGGTTTCTTTTCACGGCGTGGCGAGTGAAGACTCTGCTCATACAGTCTCTGGTTTCTGAGGAAGCCGCCTCTGCTCAGGCGGCTCGCTTTCGTATTGCAAATCAGGCATGTTCGTAA